A section of the Rummeliibacillus pycnus genome encodes:
- a CDS encoding NAD(P)H-dependent flavin oxidoreductase yields the protein MVKKNVKEQLKALELPVIAAPMFLVSGIELVVEGCKSGVATTFPLLNARTSEALEEWMQTITTQLEEAEQTNQTVAPWGVNLVVHKSNDRYDADVELIKKYQPPIVITSLGKPTDIAKIVHEYGGLVFSDVISVKHAKKAMEANIDGLVLVCNGAGGHGGMLHPMAFVHEVKQFFDGLIILSGAISHGQDILAAEVMGADLAYMGTRFIATEESMASDAYKKMLLEAEAKDIIYTDKLSGVHANFILQSILNAGIDPQNLQKPEQLEIVHKADDEAKAWKDIWSAGHGVGGIHEILPVAELVKKLREEYEETIDRVIDKKQKKISLK from the coding sequence ATGGTGAAAAAAAATGTGAAAGAACAATTAAAAGCATTAGAATTACCTGTAATTGCAGCACCAATGTTTTTAGTGTCTGGGATTGAACTTGTTGTAGAAGGTTGTAAATCAGGGGTGGCTACAACTTTTCCATTATTAAATGCAAGAACTTCAGAAGCATTAGAAGAATGGATGCAAACGATTACTACACAATTAGAAGAAGCGGAACAAACAAATCAAACTGTTGCACCATGGGGAGTTAATCTTGTCGTGCACAAGTCTAATGATCGATATGATGCGGATGTAGAATTAATCAAAAAATATCAACCACCAATTGTCATCACATCATTAGGAAAGCCAACAGATATTGCGAAAATTGTACATGAATATGGTGGACTTGTATTCTCGGACGTAATCAGTGTTAAACATGCAAAAAAAGCAATGGAAGCAAATATAGATGGATTAGTTCTTGTATGTAATGGGGCAGGAGGACATGGTGGTATGCTACATCCTATGGCATTTGTTCATGAAGTGAAACAATTCTTTGATGGATTGATAATTTTATCAGGTGCTATTTCACACGGACAGGACATATTAGCTGCCGAGGTAATGGGGGCAGACTTGGCTTATATGGGTACACGATTTATAGCTACAGAAGAATCAATGGCAAGTGATGCTTACAAGAAAATGCTGTTAGAAGCAGAAGCAAAAGATATAATTTATACAGATAAATTAAGTGGTGTTCATGCTAACTTTATTCTGCAAAGTATCTTAAATGCAGGAATTGATCCACAAAATCTGCAAAAACCAGAACAACTTGAAATTGTCCATAAAGCTGATGATGAAGCAAAAGCATGGAAAGATATCTGGAGTGCAGGTCACGGAGTCGGTGGTATTCACGAAATATTGCCAGTAGCGGAACTCGTAAAAAAATTACGAGAAGAATACGAAGAAACTATTGATAGAGTGATAGATAAGAAACAAAAGAAAATAAGTCTCAAATAA